One segment of Triticum aestivum cultivar Chinese Spring chromosome 2A, IWGSC CS RefSeq v2.1, whole genome shotgun sequence DNA contains the following:
- the LOC123187116 gene encoding indole-2-monooxygenase, with amino-acid sequence MVHPLHALHELLLQARSPHAALGLVFVLLVCPLLALLVVRRLATPSTAAATARAREELLGRLPSPPSRLPIIGHMHLVGSLPHISLRDLAAKHGRDGLMLLRLGAVPTLVVSSPSAAEAVLRTHDHVFASRPYSAVTEILFYGPTDAAFSPYGEHWRQVKKIATTHLLTNRKVRSYRYAREHEVRSVVAKIRDAASKCTVIDLTDLLNAFTNDIVCEAVSGRLFREQSHKKLFRELVEANSLLLGGFNLEDYFPMLVKMDIIKRIVCAKAQKVKKMWDNLLNNIIDEHASKSVPEHNSEDSDFTDVLLSIQEEYKLTRDHIKAQLEIIFEAGTDTSFIVLEYAMVQLMRKPHLMNKLQAEVRSTITKGKEIVTEDDLDSLAYLKAVIKETLRLHMPGPLLIPHLSMADCNIKGYTIPSGIRVIINSWALARDPSSWEHADEFMPERFMECGSAATMDYKGNDFQYLPFGAGRRICPGMNYATASIEIMLANLMYHFNWKLPVELMDEGGISMTEFFGMTVHRKEKLLLVPVVPED; translated from the exons ATGGTTCATCCGTTGCATGCCCTCCATGAGCTGCTACTGCAAGCGAGGTCTCCACATGCAGCCCTGGGACTGGTCTTTGTCCTGCTCGTCTGCCCTCTCCTCGCCCTCCTGGTCGTGCGCCGCCTCGCGACGCCGTCGACGGCCGCGGCCACCGCGAGAGCCAGAGAAGAGCTGCTGGGCAGGCTGCCCTCTCCTCCCAGTAGGCTCCCCATCATCGGCCACATGCACCTCGTCGGCTCCCTCCCGCACATCTCCCTCCGCGACCTCGCCGCCAAGCACGGCCGCGACGGCCTCATGCTCCTCCGCCTGGGCGCCGTCCCGACGCTCGTCGTCTCGTCGCCCAGCGCCGCGGAGGCCGTGCTGCGCACGCACGACCACGTCTTCGCGTCCCGGCCCTACTCCGCCGTCACCGAAATCCTCTTCTACGGCCCCACGGACGCCGCCTTCTCCCCCTACGGCGAGCACTGGCGACAGGTCAAGAAGATCGCCACCACGCACCTTCTCACCAACAGGAAGGTCCGCTCCTACCGCTATGCCCGCGAACACGAG GTGAGATCGGTTGTGGCTAAGATCCGCGATGCGGCCTCCAAATGCACCGTCATCGACCTGACTGACCTTCTCAATGCCTTCACCAATGACATTGTGTGCGAAGCTGTGTCCGGTAGGCTTTTCAGGGAACAAAGCCATAAAAAACTCTTCCGAGAGCTCGTCGAGGCCAACTCATTGCTCCTGGGCGGATTCAACCTAGAGGACTACTTCCCCATGTTGGTGAAGATGGACATCATCAAGAGGATTGTTTGCGCCAAGGCCCAGAAGGTGAAGAAGATGTGGGACAACCTGCTCAATAATATCATCGATGAGCATGCAAGCAAGTCGGTGCCAGAACACAACAGTGAGGATAGTGACTTCACCGATGTGTTGCTTTCTATCCAAGAAGAGTACAAACTCACGAGAGACCATATTAAGGCTCAGTTAGAG ATCATATTCGAAGCTGGCACAGATACATCATTCATAGTGTTGGAATATGCGATGGTCCAGCTCATGCGAAAACCCCATCTCATGAACAAGCTACAAGCTGAGGTGAGGAGCACTATAACCAAGGGGAAAGAAATAGTTACCGAAGACGATCTGGATAGTTTGGCCTACCTAAAGGCAGTCATTAAAGAGACACTCCGGCTCCATATGCCTGGGCCACTCCTCATACCCCACCTCTCCATGGCCGACTGCAACATAAAGGGCTACACGATACCATCAGGAATACGTGTCATCATCAACAGTTGGGCTCTTGCAAGGGACCCTAGTAGTTGGGAGCATGCGGATGAGTTCATGCCTGAGCGGTTTATGGAATGTGGTAGCGCCGCAACTATGGACTATAAGGGAAATGACTTCCAATACTTGCCCTTTGGGGCCGGGCGAAGGATTTGCCCAGGCATGAACTATGCGACTGCGAGCATTGAAATCATGCTAGCGAATCTCATGTACCACTTCAACTGGAAGCTACCAGTAGAGTTGATGGACGAAGGTGGCATCAGTATGACTGAATTTTTTGGGATGACTGTGCATCGAAAGGAGAAGCTCCTCCTAGTCCCCGTAGTGCCAGAAGATTAA
- the LOC123187115 gene encoding uncharacterized protein: protein MEEGMRVAVVGAGVSGLAAAHELARAGGAARVTVYEAEESLGGHARTADVDGVHLDLGFMVFNRVTYPNMLEWFEELGVEMEISDMSLSVSTQLSGGGRCEWGSRNGLSGLLVQKSNALRPAFWHMIREILKFKEDALKYLEDHESNPDLDRHETLGQFIQAHGYSQLFQEAYLIPICASIWSCPSQGVLGFSAFFVLSFCRNHHLLQIFGRPQWLTVKGRSHTYVNKVREELESMGCQIKTSCQVKSVSSFEGGYKVLEVGGSEEVYDKIIFGAHAPDVLRMLGDEATHEELRILGAFQYVHSDIYLHRDDTLMPQNPSAWSAWNFLGTTSSGVSVTYWLNLLQNIESTGRPFLVTLNPPHVPDHVLLKWNTGHPVPSVAAAKASLELQQIQGNRGIWFCGAYQGYGFHEDGLKAGKSAAQGLLGQKSSLLLNPKQMVPSWTETGARLLVTRFLNQYVTIGNMTILEEGGTMFSFGEVDKKCLVKSVLRVHDPLFYWKVATEADLGMADAYINGYFSFVDKREGLLNLFLILIANRDAQKSSNSVASKRGWWTPMLLTAGIASAKYFLRHISRKNTVTQTRRNISQHYDLSNDFFSIFLDPSMTYSCAVFKVEDESLEVAQQRKVNLLIKKAKVERNHHVLEIGSGWGSLAMEVVRQTGCKYTGITLSEEQLKYAQIKVKEAGLEDRITFLLCDYRQIPSRCKYDRIISCEMIEGVGHEFMDDFFGCCESLLAPDGLFVLQFISIPEERYEEYRRSSDFIKEYIFPGGCLPSLARITSAMSAASRLCIEQVENIGYHYYPTLIRWRDNFMANKDAILALGFDEKFIRVWEYYFIYCAAGFKSRTLGTYQIVFSRPGNDKLAYADNPYASLPAA from the exons ATGGAGGAGGGGATGCGGGTGGCGGTGGTGGGCGCCGGCGTGAGCGGCCTGGCGGCGGCGCACGAGCTGGCCAgggccggcggggcggcgcgcgtGACGGTGTACGAGGCGGAGGAGAGCCTCGGCGGCCACGCCCGGACCGCCGACGTCGACGGCGTCCACCTCGACCTCGGCTTCATGGTCTTCAACCGG GTGACGTACCCAAACATGCTGGAATGGTTCGAAGAGCTCGGGGTGGAGATGGAGATATCAGACATGTCACTCTCCGTTAGCACGCAGCTCTCCGGTGGCGGCAGGTGCGAGTGGGGCAGCCGGAACGGCCTCTCGGGGCTCCTGGTGCAGAAGAGCAATGCCCTCCGGCCCGCCTTCTGGCACATGATCCGCGAGATACTCAAGTTCAAGGAGGATGCCCTCAAGTACCTTGAGGACCATGAGAGCAACCCTGACCTGGACCGGCACGAGACTCTGGGGCAGTTCATCCAGGCACATGGATACTCCCAGCTCTTCCAGGAGGCTTACCTGATCCCAATCTGTGCGAGCATATGGTCATGCCCGTCGCAGGGGGTGCTTGGTTTCTCCGCTTTCTTCGTCCTCTCCTTCTGCCGCAACCATCACCTCCTTCAGATCTTCGGTCGGCCCCAATGGCTCACCGTCAAAGGTCGTTCGCATACATATGTAAACAAG GTAAGGGAAGAACTGGAAAGCATGGGTTGTCAGATTAAGACCAGCTGCCAAGTCAAATCTGTTTCAAGCTTTGAAGGAG GATACAAAGTCTTGGAGGTCGGTGGCTCGGAGGAGGTGTACGACAAGATCATATTTGGTGCTCATGCACCTGATGTTCTGAGAATGCTAGGGGATGAAGCAACACACGAGGAGTTGAGAATTCTGGGTGCTTTCCAATATGTCCACAG TGACATATACCTCCATCGCGACGACACTTTGATGCCACAGAACCCGTCGGCGTGGAGTGCCTGGAACTTCTTGGGGACAACGAGCAGCGGCGTCTCTGTTACCTACTGGCTAAATCTCCTCCAG AACATCGAATCTACCGGCAGGCCTTTCCTGGTGACACTTAACCCACCTCATGTCCCAGATCATGTCCTGCTCAAATGGAACACCGGCCATCCTGTTCCATCCGTCGCTGCTGCAAAGGCTTCTCTGGAGCTTCAGCAGATTCAAGGAAACAGGGGAATATGGTTCTGTGGGGCATATCAAG GTTATGGCTTTCATGAAGACGGTCTTAAG GCTGGGAAGTCTGCAGCTCAAGGTTTGCTTGGGCAGAAGAGCAGCCTTCTTCTGAACCCAAAACAGATGGTGCCGTCATGGACGGAAACTGGGGCTCGCCTTCTCGTAACAAGGTTTCTCAACCAATATGTAACCATCGGTAACATGAC TATTCTTGAAGAAGGTGGCACTATGTTCAGTTTTGGTGAAGTCGACAAAAAATGTCTTGTCAAAAGTGTCTTGCGAGTTCATGACCCTCTCTTCTACTGGAAG GTCGCAACCGAAGCGGATCTTGGCATGGCAGATGCATATATTAatggttatttttcttttgttgataaaAGAGAAGGGCTCCTGAATCTTTTCCTG ATTCTCATTGCTAACAGGGATGCTCAGAAGAGTAGTAACAGTGTTGCCAGTAAAAG GGGTTGGTGGACACCCATGCTTTTAACAGCTGGGATCGCATCAGCAAAATATTTCCTGCGCCACATCTCAAGGAAGAATACTGTCACACAAACTCGCCGAAACATCTCTCAGCATTATGATCTG AGTAATGATTTCTTCTCGATTTTCCTGGATCCATCGATGACTTACTCTTGTGCAGTATTCAAG GTGGAAGATGAAAGCTTAGAAGTAGCCCAGCAACGCAAAGTTAACCTCCTAATCAAGAAG GCTAAAGTGGAGCGGAATCATCATGTTCTTGAAATCGGTAGCGGTTGGGGCAGCTTGGCGATGGAAGTGGTCAGGCAAACGGGATGCAAATACACAGGGATTACACTCTCTGAGGAGCAACTTAAGTATGCTCAAATCAAAGTAAAGGAAGCTGGTTTGGAG GATCGCATAACTTTCCTGCTGTGTGACTACCGTCAAATACCAAGTCGGTGTAAGTACGACAGGATCATATCATG CGAGATGATTGAAGGGGTTGGTCATGAATTCATGGACGATTTCTTTGGCTGTTGCGAGTCTCTATTGGCTCCAGATGGCCTATTTGTCCTCCAG TTCATATCGATTCCAGAAGAACGGTATGAGGAATACAGGAGAAGTTCAGACTTCATAAAGGAATACATCTTTCCAGGGGGTTGCCTTCCTTCCTTGGCCCGGATCACGTCTGCCATGTCCGCCGCGTCCAGGCTCTG CATCGAGCAGGTTGAGAACATCGGGTACCATTACTACCCGACGCTGATACGCTGGAGGGATAACTTCATGGCCAACAAAGA TGCGATTTTGGCTCTTGGCTTTGACGAGAAGTTTATCCGTGTATGGGAGTACTATTTCATATACTGCGCTGCCGGTTTCAAGTCACGTACGCTTGGAACTTACCAG ATTGTGTTTTCTCGACCTGGCAACGACAAGCTGGCCTACGCCGACAACCCCTACGCAAGTCTTCCGGCAGCCTAG